The Chrysiogenia bacterium genome includes a window with the following:
- a CDS encoding TonB-dependent receptor, with amino-acid sequence MALAVLALALPSRAFAQESPARAQQTEELPEIVVEGERIAEPKADPIASATVIEREEIESEPVGAGELLNRDEGVRVRELGGLGSFSTISIRGSTSDQVRVMLDGVPLERASNGGVDLSIIPTENLDRIEIYRGVAPLSAGGSAIGGVVSLTSIVPEKDALSLLAGGGSFGWRQGALHATHAKKDSPYAALLSLSYEGAENDFSFRNPAGTPTVTSDDFDDERRNADFNRGDALVRVIRKLPRGGSLSLTEVFGAREQGVNIQLSATPQSATRLFEARSLTSLALDLPGLTDYSSLEAHAFFTFSRLDIDDPLGELLGGLDTKDDDYVAGANVLFGHYIFDPLKAEAFAEFRHERFSPKDEALLVNFPSSSRNQLTLAGGLEYEALTEELLLVAQVRYEHASDDLNGSNAGTPTTGGSSHNEVTARGGVRWEPRQWLLLSTNLSRAVRLPNFSELFGNTGFVRGNPDLRPETSINFDAGAALEWKDLPLARKAGVGVRYFRSNVDDLITFRLNGAGVLLVCQAGINQCALTGAENQGVELAAKWELPRFLAWEGNFTWTRARQKPSDNFELPFVPQWQAYTRLRLEDSFAGKASSAGLWLDFEYVGANFLGPANLSEAPERRIFGAGAFVRFFNDELQLTLSAKNITNEKSLINFSNQPLPGLTLLGQIRWRAI; translated from the coding sequence GTGGCGCTCGCCGTGCTCGCCCTGGCGCTGCCCTCCCGGGCTTTCGCGCAGGAATCTCCCGCGCGGGCGCAGCAGACCGAAGAACTCCCTGAAATCGTTGTCGAGGGCGAACGCATCGCCGAACCGAAGGCCGACCCGATTGCGTCTGCCACGGTGATCGAGCGCGAGGAGATCGAAAGCGAGCCCGTTGGCGCGGGCGAGCTTCTCAATCGCGACGAGGGCGTGCGTGTGCGTGAGCTCGGCGGGCTGGGTTCCTTCTCCACCATTTCCATCCGCGGTTCGACGAGCGACCAGGTGCGCGTGATGCTCGATGGCGTGCCGCTCGAGCGCGCGAGCAACGGCGGCGTCGATCTCTCCATCATCCCCACCGAGAACCTCGACCGCATTGAGATCTACCGCGGCGTGGCGCCGCTCTCGGCGGGCGGCTCCGCTATCGGCGGCGTCGTGAGCCTCACCAGCATCGTGCCCGAGAAAGATGCGCTTTCCCTGCTGGCCGGCGGCGGCAGTTTCGGCTGGCGCCAAGGTGCGCTCCATGCGACCCATGCGAAAAAGGACTCGCCCTACGCTGCACTCCTCTCGCTTTCCTACGAGGGCGCCGAAAACGATTTTTCGTTCCGCAATCCCGCGGGAACGCCCACCGTGACCAGTGACGACTTCGACGATGAGCGACGAAACGCCGATTTTAATCGCGGCGACGCGCTCGTTCGCGTGATTCGCAAGCTCCCCCGCGGCGGGAGTCTCTCGCTGACCGAAGTCTTCGGCGCGCGTGAGCAGGGCGTGAACATCCAGCTCAGCGCGACGCCCCAGAGCGCCACGCGCCTGTTCGAGGCCCGTTCGCTCACGAGCCTCGCCCTCGATCTGCCCGGGCTCACGGACTACTCCTCGCTCGAAGCCCACGCCTTCTTCACCTTCTCGCGGCTCGACATCGACGACCCGCTTGGAGAACTGCTGGGCGGACTCGACACCAAGGACGATGACTACGTTGCGGGCGCCAACGTCCTCTTCGGTCACTACATTTTCGATCCGCTCAAGGCCGAGGCCTTTGCCGAGTTCCGGCACGAGCGTTTTTCGCCCAAGGACGAGGCCCTGCTCGTCAACTTCCCGAGCAGCTCACGCAATCAGCTCACGCTGGCGGGCGGTTTGGAATACGAGGCCCTCACTGAGGAGCTGCTGCTCGTCGCGCAGGTGCGATATGAGCACGCCAGCGACGACCTCAACGGCTCGAACGCCGGCACGCCGACCACGGGCGGCAGCTCTCACAACGAAGTGACCGCCCGCGGCGGCGTGCGCTGGGAACCGCGTCAGTGGCTGCTGCTGAGCACCAATCTTTCTCGCGCGGTGCGGCTGCCGAATTTCTCGGAACTCTTCGGCAACACCGGTTTCGTGCGCGGCAATCCGGATCTGCGCCCCGAAACATCAATCAACTTCGATGCTGGTGCGGCACTCGAGTGGAAGGACCTTCCGCTGGCACGCAAGGCGGGCGTGGGCGTGCGCTACTTCCGCTCGAATGTGGACGACCTCATCACCTTCCGTCTCAACGGCGCCGGGGTGCTGCTGGTCTGCCAGGCCGGCATCAACCAGTGCGCGCTGACCGGCGCGGAGAATCAGGGCGTGGAACTTGCCGCCAAATGGGAGCTGCCCCGGTTTCTCGCATGGGAGGGTAACTTCACCTGGACCCGCGCGCGCCAGAAACCCAGCGACAATTTCGAGCTTCCCTTTGTGCCCCAGTGGCAGGCCTACACGCGCCTTCGACTGGAAGACTCCTTTGCGGGGAAGGCTTCGAGCGCGGGGCTCTGGCTGGATTTCGAATACGTGGGAGCAAACTTCCTGGGGCCCGCCAACCTGAGCGAGGCACCCGAGCGCCGCATCTTTGGTGCGGGCGCCTTCGTGCGCTTCTTCAATGACGAACTGCAACTGACGCTGTCAGCGAAAAACATCACCAACGAGAAAAGTCTGATCAACTTTTCCAACCAACCGCTTCCGGGACTGACCCTGCTGGGGCAGATCCGGTGGCGCGCGATCTAG